From the genome of Saccharomyces kudriavzevii IFO 1802 strain IFO1802 genome assembly, chromosome: 16:
taagACCCTTCGGTTTGGCAATAGTTGTTGTAgtgggaaaagaaaattttacaTCTGCTGAACACGCATTGTAGCAATGAAAAGTCATCAATACGGCGGCAAATAGCCGCTGGTGTCGATAAACTACTTCATTAAAATAACTACAGTGTGAGGGCCCTGTTAAGTTTGCTACAAATAATTTTATGTCGAAGAATAAGTACCATAAGTatcttcattgttttcattgTATATTTTATCTATACGTATGCGGCACATATGTATGTACATTCGGCAACCCGCTTAAAACGCCTTTCGAATCGGTGCGATAAAAACTTCCTGAGGCGAAAATCTAGTTCAGGATTACCTGCAGTCAGATTAGAGTATAAGAAAATTAAATTGAGGAGCATTTTTAACTGACTGACGTTGGCGTTGAGCTCTGctctattttctttcctaGGTTACCCCGGGCGGGGACCTGTAATAGTACAAGGCAATGTTTTAAGTCGGCAAATTCGGCCGCTTTTCCTAACACTGCTTGATCCGTCAAATATTCCAAGTAGTTGTATAGACGATAGGTCGCAAAAAAAGGCGGGCgggaaaaaattaatgtGAATGCGAATTCTGTGGATCGAACACAGGACCTCCAGATTACTTGACCGAAGtatcttcttcagtctGGCGCTCTCCCAACTGAGCTAAATCCGCATAcaagaatgaaaatattcgTCGTTTACCTCCATCTGGTCCATGAATGAAAACACTGAACTCAACAACGCTACAAGAGggaaaataagaaaaaaaagtcaagTTATCATCAAAGTAccctttcttgaaaaacttccttTCTACTGAGCACGTTCCATTGTTTATTTTACCCTTGTTCCGAGTCTGGATGCTATGTTCTATAAAACTTTAATATGCTCAACAAGTTCGTCCTccaacagaaaaaaaagaaactcaACGGGCAAGTAAGGGGGGGTGCCATTATCACATGCATGTTTGTAAATGTTTATAAGGTTCGCTACTTATTACTTGAACTTGCATTCACCACACAGACAACCATGTTCCAGTCCTATTGTTGGCGTCTTCCACAATTACTATACGAAGGAGCGTAGGTGTATCAAGATGACCGACATTTTTTGTCAGGCGGGCAAGTCACAAGAATGAACTATTTGGAAGATATGTATCTCCAAAGATGATTCTATATACTGGGATAAACGCGTGCAACCAAACCAGTAAAGTCCGATTACGTATATGACACGTAATTTCGAGCGCGAATAGGCTATGTACACGCAATAGGGACTGTTACTTCCAGCGGAGGCTCACATAGGGTCAAATGGTTTTTTTCACGACCATTTTTTGGATAGGTAGGTGTCACTATCGTTTTTTTCGTGGTTTACTTCCTTACCGccgttatttttttgtccaCGTCAAAGGGAGTAAACGTAACCCCTTTTAAAGTTGGacggaaaaaaattatgtccttgaaattttttttttttttttttgatttaaaaataaaatattcccTTGAGGTTTGTTCATTcccaaagaaaagaatggaaGGCTCCAACTTCAAGTGCaaagagaaataaataACTAAAACATCAATTACACTCCAAAAATGTCCGAATATGCATCCAGTATTCATTCTCAAATGAAACAATTCGACTCCGTATGTCATCAATATATGTTATTATGGGTCAACTTTTAgataatcaaaaatgacTCGAGAAATTTATCCGAGGCGGTTATACTAACATCAGGGCTGAATTATACTGTTTTTTCCGTCTTCTTACAGAGGTACTCTGGTAACAGAATTTTACAACTATTAGAGAATAAAACCAACTTGCCAAAGTCCTACTTAGTTGCTGGTTTGGGCTTCGCTTATCTTCTTATGATTTTTATCAACGTCGGAGGTATTGGTGAGATTCTTTCCAACTTTGCTGGGTTTGTATTGCCGGCATACCTATCATTGGTTGCTCTTAAGACCCCAACCTCCACCGATGACACGCAATTGTTGACATATTGGattgttttttcatttttgagtGTCATCGAATTCTGGTCCAAGGCAATCTTATATTTGGTCCCATTTTACTGGTTTTTGAAGACCGTCTTTTTGATCTATATCGCTTTACCTCAAACTGGCGGTGCTAGAATGATCtaccaaaaaattgttgCTCCATTGACTGACAGATATATTTTAAGAGACGTTAGCAAGACAGAAAAAGACGAGATCAGAGCTTCTGTTAACGAAGCTTCGAGGACTACAGGCTCTTCTGTCCATTAAGAAGTATTTCAAACATAAGAATTTTAAATTTGGACTCtcccttttttctttttattttctatttaTCTGAGAACATTTAAGTACATATGTTACTAGTCGTTATATACCGATACCAGACATATGAAATATTTGGAGATTGTTTATTTTACCGAATtggtgttttctttcatcgTACCATAGTGCTGTGATACTGGAATCCTAAGGGCAAAACTTTTggcgaagaaaaaacaatgtatgtttatcttcattcaaCGTTGAATCATTAGCGGTGTATTTAAGTTCTAGAGGTTCTTTTATAATGTTTTCTCGAATTTGTGATCGAATTGTTCGTTGATAGCAGATGAGGAACCACTTAAATGGAAATCCAACTTAATTCtcaacttcattttcccaGATccagaaattttcaaagactgTTTGCAAATTTGGTTAGCCTTTATGGTCGAAGATGGATATAACTGACCCATTGTCAACTTCTGAGCCCTGGGAACGGCACAAAAGATTTGCAGGTCGAATACTGGAGATTTCGCTTGGAAAAATAGCTCTATATGTGCGGATCCAGAATCTGCTGAGAGTAAAGAAGCATATACATTCAGAGAGGTACTATCGTGGATTTTGGGAACATCCGGAGGCAGAATGACATCTGAATCTGCAGAAACCGGTAACGGAAGGTTAACTGATCCTTCGTTTTCCTTACTCTTCGGTGGATCAttggtatttttcttttctccaAAAATCTCCTCTAATAGGTCAAGTGGTTTAACATTGCCACTTTTGGGGGGTTTTATATCAGTCTTACTATCATCGTTCAGTAAATCTGATAGTAAATCAGCTGGCCCACTGGAGATAAGGTTTTTCGATATATTCTTAACattattttgcttttcggtaattttttcgaatttgGGCATTGTTTCTagaataatttttctcGTGGATATCGGTTGGTTGAAAAAGATCTCGTATTGATTGCTTTTCATTTGAAGCAATAGATCGGTGGAATCTGCGTAGTGCAATATTAGCTGcctcaatttttcaatatttttagGGTCATGAAATTTTACTGATAATTTTAATGAAGTTGTCAAGATATAGTTGATTATCTTGTGGTTTGTTGTTGTGTAGCATTCTTGTAAATTTAGTAGATAATCCGTTATAGATGACTCATTGACCACTTCTGTGTTACTCTTAGTATTTCCACTGGATATTAAACCACCATACTCGCCGATACACCAAATTAATACCAGTTGCCAGCCAATATTATCGTCAGATATTTCCGCTGACTTTCCATCTAATGAAATGGTCAATAGTTTTTGCAGAAAATCAGATTTATCAGATAGTTGTGCGGTGTTATTTATTATGATTAAGATATCATTAATTTTCTCATAATTGATAAATGGTCCTACCAATTTCAAGACGTTCAAAAAAACGTCCAATTTCCAATTTTCGTCCTTGACTACGTAAGTGTCAAAGGTGTCGATTAGATGGTCTATAGTGTAAACTACCGAATCCTTtgattcttcatcttgcTCGGCCAAAAACTTCATTAATTCGTTGATTATCTCCACCAAATTTGAATCGTCCAAAATGGCAAAACTTAACTCCAATGCTCTCATTCGGATCGAGATATCACTATCCTGCAAACAGTGAGAAATGAATTTTCTGTGTCTTTGAACTGCGGTGGGTTCTTGCGGAACAACTTTTAATAAGGTGTTCAAAGAAACGTACTTGGTGTTATTATCCTTTCCTGCAAGAAATTTGGCCAAGATATTAACACCAAGAACACGCAGCGGTTGATTCAAATTCAACGAAAATATTGTCTTTACAGTTTCATAAAGAATAGCCTGTCCGCTGTTCTTTGTACAGTCTGTATTGGTCGCGATACGGGTTAATAAATCGCAAAAATTATCTTTGTAGTCCAGTACAGAATTTGAATCCATGAGTTCTCCAACTTGAAAGTATAGTTTTAAAGTGTAGAGCATCTCACATTGCAGAAATGGATCACAAATACCTTGGACATCGTATCCAGGTTCGATGTTTTTAGAATTCAAGTTTTCTAAACGAGTGAGAAAATCACGCAAAAGTAGAGACAATGGGGACAAGATGTCATTTTTGTAATCGATATCACCTTCATCATCGTTTTTCTCCCTATTCAACCCAATTGCCAAAATGGATTGTAGAATTTTAGTGACACCTAATAAGACACCATGAGTACATATCGAATGATTGCATAGTATTTCAGTAATATCTtcaatgttgaaaatttctaAGAGCGAAGtgtctttgaaaattaaTTTGGCAGCACATTGAAGAgcttttttcaacagaaaaggatcttttgaatttttaatGATATTTTCCACGTCTGGATATAAATCTCTCGCCAATTCAGGGGAACTCAAAAAGCCTAATGAGGTCAATGCAAGCGACACCGCGTATTTATTCGGGTGATGCAAATCGTTGTTCAGCATGTTGGTCAAAAGTGTCAACAAATCTTCCGACCCGTCCAGCAACAGAGTGGCAGCCAAATAGCCTAACCTTTTATCGACAAAATCATCGGAAGCAATTAAATTGATGGATTCAACTTGGCCGAAATGCGTTTTTTCCCCTAAAATGTATAGATATAGCAATTTCTGGATGTTCAATCGCCTTTTGTCGTGCGGTAAATGATCGTCTCTCAGCTTTGTTCTAATTTTGGCAGATTGTTTCGTTATGGTAGCTCTTTCATCCGCCAGCGTTTTAGCACCACGCACATCTTTAATAAAGCTTCTCAGCGATGAACCCATTTTATCTCTAATTCTTTCCTGTTGCGAAATTCGAACAAGCAACCTTAATGCTTTTTCACACGTTCAAACAGTAATGGTTACAAACTATGAGACGGCAATCTCCATGTAGCTCTaacgaatttttcaaatccgCTCAGCCCAATCCGACTAAAATCCAGCGAGTACCGAGAACCCAAAACGTGGAAATAAGTTGTGTCGGGTaatactttttcttctttttttcttttttcgtCCAACCAAGGAACAATGTAAAAGATAAAGATACAACTTGTTAGCGGCACCAAACCTCGAGGGGGCAATATAATGAAATCGGTAATGAGAACAGTAATCGTTAGTTATTCCAACTTATCGCCGCCGCTCACTAGCGCGAAAATTTTGCCTGATCAGAAGCACAAAATATTGTCGAATTGACGGGCTGACCTAGCTCATATGTGTACTCCGACCCTTAATCTGCTTCCTAACCGCCAATCTCTTTTTGCATTATCGTAATAATACTGCGGTATGTATTATTGTGTATTATtaaatacatatatgtgtatatatatatgtaaataatAGCCTTCGGCGGCTAAAAATGGTAGTAACACTATTATCAGTAGCAGAAAAGTGTGGGTGAATCGGTGAATGGGTGTCCcgatttgtttcttttagGGGAATCCGGCCCCCACACACCCCACGCATCCCACGTTCAGCCCTAGTGGAATAAGAAATGTGAAATCCGGGGTTGGCGCAGCGGTTCTGTGCGGCCAAACCCTGGGCTTCTTTTTGGCAGATCTGCCAAATCATGGCTATGCCTTGCTTGGAATCACATGGAAAAGACCCCCGGCTTATTAGATCCGGTCTCCCCCGTCAGTGCATAGTTATCATTGTCCAGgttatatattatatatatgctcAGGCTTATCTGCTTTGCATCTGGGCACTTGCTATTTAGGAGGAATAGCACAAACAAGTAGGCAAACCCAAATATGCAATCTACTATTCCAATAGCGATCGCAGGCAATGCAAACAAGAGAAATGTTGGACCCAACGCGGTTGCAGACGAAAGCGTTGCGTTTCAAAGACAGGCCAATAATAGGGAaatgatttcttcatcccTGTCTTCATCGAAATCATCAGGATTCAATGGTAGAAGAAGATCTTCTAGCGTTAGGGACGCCCTTTCTGCCTTTTTTGGGACTGGTAACAGTCCGACCTCCAATGTGGATGACTATTCTAATCTGGCAAACCACAATTATACCACCGCTCCACCATCAACCGTTCTGTGTAGGGGAAATAGTCTTTGTTCCGATATTGCTACCAATGACTATAATATTACAAGTACTTACCAACCGAATAGGCATAGGAACTCCGTGCCGTATAGCACAATAGACCAATTACATACAAGACAAGAAACGGGTTTGAGAAGAGTATCGGATCCGGTtccattcaagaaattcgGCAATGGTAATAATATGGTAAAGCCGCTTATAACTCAGCATGTCAATAATAGGGCCTTGTTTATTGATAGGGTGCTATCGGACTATTTAGCTGACCGCGGTTTCATCAAGCAAATGCCtctatataataaaaaagatgTGCTGGAAATTTCCATTGCAACAAGCGCAGAATCTGTTTTTTTGCCAACTACAAAAAGTGACGAAACAGAATATTTATCTCTAATTCATGGATCTTTAAATCATGCGCAAACACATTCTCTCGCGCCTACTAGTGTCGTCGAAAATAATGCTCTCCCTTCCTCCCCTACGATGGATACACTgaatgaaaacaatgatCTATCACTGTTTTCGTTACCTGCTCAAGGACCGAGTAACACCAGAGATTCGAATATGGCTGCGAACACTTCATCGACCTCTAATAATAATACAACAGACACGGATTCCCTTGTTTCGAATGGTAACAACAATATCATGAATAACGCTAATCCGCCTGTGACAAACAGACATTCGCATTCGCATTCTCATCCccgttcttcttcatcggcTTGGAATAGCCAGATGCCTTCTTTCAGTTTTGCCTTGATATTTTCCCTAGATAGACCAGCTACACTTTCTGATATCAAAGTAGAACTCACTTCAAACGCAAGAATCGTGTGGTTCAATGGCCTTCCTCCGACCAAGAACGTCAACGAAGAATGCTATAACATAGGTTCTCTTGACTGGACCCTTAATGCAAACAGCTTCAACCTTTTCATACCGCAAGATTCTAAGTCGCCTCTTGATATTGTTGAAAACCATTCAGATAATCGGAGATTAAAAGTGTTGCAGAAGTTGTCAATGAGGAAACGGCGCTCTTTTCCAAGTAAGACAACGCTCAGGGAAAATATACTAAACAAGTTGAATTCCTCCGATTCTGCGAATAAACTGAACGCTGGTATCTATGTTTTTACTATTCCCATAGTCCTTGCCAATCGTATTCCCGAATCACTCTACTACCCATCAGCAAGGGTGTCCTACACTTTAAGATTAGCCACAAGATTGAAAGATgaacaacaagaattaCCCACATCTAGACCACGTTCTTCTTCCATCTCCGCTCTTGAGAAATCACACTCCTATTCTCATTCCCGCGAATATTTTCGAATTGATGATTCCATCGAAGGAGATGCATACAACAGCGATAAAAATTCCAGTAGCAAAATTGCATTCCCCCCTTCATGGTTGAAAAGTGCTAAGGGCTGTTTAAAAAGGAGCAATTCCAATGGAGGCTCCGAGTGTAACGGCACGTCTTCGGCTAGTGGCACAACAAATCAAGATGGCGACTCTGATGCTACCATATATTCAGAATATCCACTTCATTTGGTAAGAACCCCACCAGAAATTTCCATTACCACTGCAAATAAGCCGCTTTACATTAATAAAGTTTGGGATAACTGTCTTTCGTATGAGATTTCTTTCGCTCAAAAATATGTTCCCTTGAATGGTGAAATTCCGATTACTATCAAAGTTGCACCATTAGTGAAGAATCTTAGTGTCAAGAGAATTCGTGTCAGCTgtagagaaaaaatatcctATAAGAGTAAAGACTATCGACATGATTTCAACCAATTAGATCCGTTGGCTTCGGATCCTTGTAATCCCTACCACTTGAGGTATTCGgtgagaaaaaacaaggaTAGAAGTCTGCCGCTATTTGAAGTGGCTTCCAAGTGCACAAGCGGGGCTGCGATCATAGAGGAAATTGTGACAAATACAGTTGATGATAATTTGCTGGCGTACACTTCaacgaaagaaaaaaataaagatatCCCATTTTGTGAGGCGTTCACTATCAAGACAAAATTAAAATTTCCCAAATATTGTGAATTTAACGCTACCAAAACTACAAACTTGCCACCTTATGGCATTGATCTTTTTGATCCTATAAAGGATCCAAATCAAAGTGAGGGCACGTCTAGTAATGGCAATGTGTTGGGCTTTTTGATGGGTCGCTCAAATAAGAATGCTAAGGCCTTCCGTAAGATTCAACAGGACAATAATCAGGATAAAATTAAAGACGAAAATGGAAATGCAATAACAACCCTGCAAACTAGCTCAAATGTCCCCATTCATTACTACACACGATTTAATAGGCCAAGACGAGGTTTATATTTGGACAGCACTCATTTTAAGAATATCCAATGCTCACATAAATTAGAAATTGTTCTAAGAGTCAGTAAAACCGACGATAGCCCCTCAAAACTCATGCGGCATTATGAGATAATTGTTGATACGCCAATTTATTTGGTTTCAGAACTGTGTAATACTTCGAACATAGACTTACCCACTTATGACATGGCCACCACTGAATCCTCCAATATCCTCCCACCAACTTTCGAAGAGGCAACATCAGTTTCTGCCTCACCAAGATCATCTCTATCTTATTGTCCTGATGATATTTCAATGCAACAATTGAATCTTTCTAGGTCAACTTCCTTAGCAAACGGCTACCTGTCAACTGTACATCCAAAAGCAGCAGCAGTCTCAGATATGTTTAATACGACCCTAATTCGAGGGCAACAAGAGCAGCAACCACGTTTTTCAAAGGCTGAGGACTACCCCCAACAAACGGCTAATGCAGAAGATGCCTATAACAATATGGATTACTTACTTTCGCCAAATATTTGTCAGCAGGGGAATGCTTCTGCACTATTCAAGAGAAATACTATTACAATGGACTTTAACAATAATATATTCGCACCTCAGCATAATCCCCGTACTTTTGtcgataatgatgatgacggtaatgataatgataacgataataataatgatacaGAGGGGCCTAGTTCAATGACCCATCCAGGCCCTGAACCACCAAGATACGATGAGATTTCCTCATAACGACCaacttctctttcttttttacaAGCCGACATtatattgtatatatacatatatatattcattcCTACAAATGTATACTTTTTTCATGTTACCGATGTTAGTTTTCAGTTGTTTTCTCGCAATGTTTTGATCAAATGTATTTCGGCTCATCGCGATTCTAAGtaccgaaaaaaaatggcaaacaGGCAGGAACAAAAcagaaaagttgaaagcAATATAATTCCGAACGTACAAAATTGCTCTATCGTATTAGCTTCTGTGGAAGGCAACTGTGCGATTTAGAGATCTAATGAATAGGGGGTCAGTAGATGATGGGCCCAAACTGCGTGAGGAAAAGCACTTCCAAGATTTTTATCCCGACCTTAACACCGATACTTTACTGCCGTTCGTCGTTCCCTTAGGTGAAAGATGTACTATCAGCACTAATAGCGATGTAAATGATACCTCTAACCTTAACAATACAGGAAAAGGTAGTGTTAAAAGTGCACAAACAAAAGAATTGATTTTTAAGGGTAGAGTTACCACTGAACCATTagtattgaaaaaaaatgaagtgGAGTTTCAGAAATGTAAAATAACTACAAGCGAACTGAAAGGCAGGAAAACTTCGTACAGTCCTAAATTCAACGATGGATTTATCTCCAGGTATTATCGTTCATATAATTCTAGAGGTAGAAAGGCTTATAAATCACAACAGATAGGATTCAATGAGTTCGAAACGCCTTATTTTACCAAATTCTCCGATAGAGAAGCCCCAGATATCGCCATTCCGGCAACTTCAAAGAGCGCGATTCAAAAGTTCGCCAGTATTTCATCCAATCTGGCTAATTTCAGACCGTTGTACGATATGGATGAGCAAGATGAATTATACCTGCATTATCTAAacaaaacatttttcaaagaccAGATGTCTCACGAAGTATTTGAAGTTTTAATGACTATACTAGAAACCGAATGGTTTCATATTGAAAAGCATATGCCTTCAACTAATGATCTAATTGCCAAAAATAACATTTTAAGTGATTGTCAAAATTATGAGCTTTACGGTTCTGATGATGGAACAGGCTTATCGATGGACCAGGCCTGCGCAGTTTGCTTAGCCACGGATAGTGATAATTCCAATACGATCGTCTTTTGCGACGGGTGTGATATTGCAGTGCATCAAGAATGTTATGGTATAATTTTTATTCCCGAGGGGAGATGGTTATGTAGACGATGTTTGATCTCGAGGAATAGTTTTATCACTTGTTTGATGTGTCCAAGTCACACAGGTGCATTTAAGCAAACGGACACTGGTTCTTGGGTGCATAATATTTGTGCATTATGGCTTCCAGAGTtatacttttcaaatttacaTTATATGGAACCTATAGAGGGTGTTCAAAATGTCAGTATATCGCGATGGAAACTTAATTGTTACATAtgtaagaagaaaatgggcGCTTGTATTCAATGCTTCCAAAAAAACTGTTTTACAGCATATCATGTCACATGTGCTCGTCGAGCTGGTCTCTACATGAGCAATGGGAAGTGTATTATTCAAGAATTAGCGACAAATCAATTTCCGCAAAAGTTTTCGATCGAAAGTTTTTGTCACAAGCACGCACCTAGGGGATGGCAATCAAACATGGAAGGTATTAACAAAGCTAGGAAATACTTTTCTCTAATTCCCACCTTAGCGACTGAATTACCGAGGCATAATGAGACAAACGATAGGATGGATTcgaaaatcaagaaaacaatCTGGAAAACGTCAAGTCAGACGCCAGTAGCACCGTACATTTTTGCTGAAGTATTACGAAAGGCCgttgaattttttggattGACTAACACTCCGGCAGGCTCACTTGATATTTGCAGATATTGGTCAATGAAGAGAGAGCTTTCTGGGGGTACCCCATTGAACGCTTCTTCCGAAAACAATCCATTTGGATCATTAACTGGGGAACAATTACAAACAAGAATAGATTTTGCCGACGATCAACTCGAAGACTTATACAAACTGAAGGAGCTCACCGCCTtggtaaagaaaaggacGCTAGCTTCAACAAACATGTTGCAAACCCAAAATAAGGTGCACGATATGATTAAATCACCACAAAAgtatcttttgaaaattaaTGTTTTGGATATTTTTGTACAGTCTGAACAATTTGGAGCTCTCGAAAGATTAGTCACCGAGCCCAAATTGTTGACTatcctgaaaaaatgtaagaataataattaCGATACCGTCCAAAACTTCAGAGCAGATATtatgcaatttttttcgacTTTGGAGAACCTTCCCAGTGCATCAAGAATAATTCAAACAATCTCACTAAGAGCGAAGGAGCAAGTACTAAAATTAATCGAGCCCATAGAGCATATGGATGTAAAGAAGTTACTATCCAGAGATTTCATTGTGACCGATGGCAATAAAATAGAAGAAAGGCCCTGGAGTGGCCGAATAATCatggaggaagaagagttAAGTGAGGTGGAGGAACTGAATCCAGGGGAGCGCCGTGTACTGAAGCTCATTCTAAACAGTAAgtgaataaaaaattattccATGACCGCATATACTCAACATTCGTATTtctattatatataaaactCTGTTCTATTATTTACGTTCATATGATAGGAAACACTCTTCAAATGAATGCCCAATGAAGGTTgcctttttccttttttttgattcttctCGACTTTATGTACCCGTTTTCATGGTTTAGGAATTATTGTTTAGTTTTTGGTATCCTCGGTCTAGTGAGGTAATAAAataacaaatgaaaaagcaaacGAATTGAAGCTAATCCCAATAAATGTTTAGCATTCTATTGTGCGTAACGCAAAACAAGAAACATAAGAAGTTGATATTTTCGACGATCACTTTGTACTTATAAGAACCAAAATTCAAATGTTCAGTAGCAAACGTCTCAAAAATGTTAAAGAAGCATTCAAGTCTCTAAAAGGCCAGAATCCAGAGACATCCATGGAAAGTTCGAAATCACCTCCTAGatccaaaaatttggaagCATCTTCTAAATCCAGGGATGCCAGATCTCCGGCTTCTTTAAAGCTTCCTATAAGTTCaagtaataaaaataaaatattcttaCTAAAAGAAGTGAATAAACACGGTATGAGTAGTAAGCCCATCGCAGCCGCCTTCGATTTCACGCAGAATTTATTGGCAATAGGCACAGTTACAGGGGAACTCCATATTTACGGTCAGCAGCAGGTAGAGGTGGTTGTAAAGTTAGAAGATAAGTCACCCATAAAAGAAATGAGATTTGTGAAAGGGATCTATTTAGTGGTCATTAACGCAAAAGATACTATATTTGTAATATCCTTATATTCCCAGAAAGTGCTTACAACAGTGTTCATTCCAGGGAAAATAACGTCAATCGACACAGATGCCTCTTTAGACTGGATGTTGATCGGTCTTC
Proteins encoded in this window:
- the CSR2 gene encoding Csr2p (similar to Saccharomyces cerevisiae ECM21 (YBL101C) and CSR2 (YPR030W); ancestral locus Anc_7.436), whose amino-acid sequence is MQSTIPIAIAGNANKRNVGPNAVADESVAFQRQANNREMISSSLSSSKSSGFNGRRRSSSVRDALSAFFGTGNSPTSNVDDYSNLANHNYTTAPPSTVLCRGNSLCSDIATNDYNITSTYQPNRHRNSVPYSTIDQLHTRQETGLRRVSDPVPFKKFGNGNNMVKPLITQHVNNRALFIDRVLSDYLADRGFIKQMPLYNKKDVLEISIATSAESVFLPTTKSDETEYLSLIHGSLNHAQTHSLAPTSVVENNALPSSPTMDTLNENNDLSLFSLPAQGPSNTRDSNMAANTSSTSNNNTTDTDSLVSNGNNNIMNNANPPVTNRHSHSHSHPRSSSSAWNSQMPSFSFALIFSLDRPATLSDIKVELTSNARIVWFNGLPPTKNVNEECYNIGSLDWTLNANSFNLFIPQDSKSPLDIVENHSDNRRLKVLQKLSMRKRRSFPSKTTLRENILNKLNSSDSANKLNAGIYVFTIPIVLANRIPESLYYPSARVSYTLRLATRLKDEQQELPTSRPRSSSISALEKSHSYSHSREYFRIDDSIEGDAYNSDKNSSSKIAFPPSWLKSAKGCLKRSNSNGGSECNGTSSASGTTNQDGDSDATIYSEYPLHLVRTPPEISITTANKPLYINKVWDNCLSYEISFAQKYVPLNGEIPITIKVAPLVKNLSVKRIRVSCREKISYKSKDYRHDFNQLDPLASDPCNPYHLRYSVRKNKDRSLPLFEVASKCTSGAAIIEEIVTNTVDDNLLAYTSTKEKNKDIPFCEAFTIKTKLKFPKYCEFNATKTTNLPPYGIDLFDPIKDPNQSEGTSSNGNVLGFLMGRSNKNAKAFRKIQQDNNQDKIKDENGNAITTLQTSSNVPIHYYTRFNRPRRGLYLDSTHFKNIQCSHKLEIVLRVSKTDDSPSKLMRHYEIIVDTPIYLVSELCNTSNIDLPTYDMATTESSNILPPTFEEATSVSASPRSSLSYCPDDISMQQLNLSRSTSLANGYLSTVHPKAAAVSDMFNTTLIRGQQEQQPRFSKAEDYPQQTANAEDAYNNMDYLLSPNICQQGNASALFKRNTITMDFNNNIFAPQHNPRTFVDNDDDGNDNDNDNNNDTEGPSSMTHPGPEPPRYDEISS
- the APL4 gene encoding AP-1 complex subunit gamma (similar to Saccharomyces cerevisiae APL4 (YPR029C); ancestral locus Anc_7.435) translates to MGSSLRSFIKDVRGAKTLADERATITKQSAKIRTKLRDDHLPHDKRRLNIQKLLYLYILGEKTHFGQVESINLIASDDFVDKRLGYLAATLLLDGSEDLLTLLTNMLNNDLHHPNKYAVSLALTSLGFLSSPELARDLYPDVENIIKNSKDPFLLKKALQCAAKLIFKDTSLLEIFNIEDITEILCNHSICTHGVLLGVTKILQSILAIGLNREKNDDEGDIDYKNDILSPLSLLLRDFLTRLENLNSKNIEPGYDVQGICDPFLQCEMLYTLKLYFQVGELMDSNSVLDYKDNFCDLLTRIATNTDCTKNSGQAILYETVKTIFSLNLNQPLRVLGVNILAKFLAGKDNNTKYVSLNTLLKVVPQEPTAVQRHRKFISHCLQDSDISIRMRALELSFAILDDSNLVEIINELMKFLAEQDEESKDSVVYTIDHLIDTFDTYVVKDENWKLDVFLNVLKLVGPFINYEKINDILIIINNTAQLSDKSDFLQKLLTISLDGKSAEISDDNIGWQLVLIWCIGEYGGLISSGNTKSNTEVVNESSITDYLLNLQECYTTTNHKIINYILTTSLKLSVKFHDPKNIEKLRQLILHYADSTDLLLQMKSNQYEIFFNQPISTRKIILETMPKFEKITEKQNNVKNISKNLISSGPADLLSDLLNDDSKTDIKPPKSGNVKPLDLLEEIFGEKKNTNDPPKSKENEGSVNLPLPVSADSDVILPPDVPKIHDSTSLNVYASLLSADSGSAHIELFFQAKSPVFDLQIFCAVPRAQKLTMGQLYPSSTIKANQICKQSLKISGSGKMKLRIKLDFHLSGSSSAINEQFDHKFEKTL
- the YOP1 gene encoding Yop1p (similar to Saccharomyces cerevisiae YOP1 (YPR028W); ancestral locus Anc_7.434), whose translation is MSEYASSIHSQMKQFDSRYSGNRILQLLENKTNLPKSYLVAGLGFAYLLMIFINVGGIGEILSNFAGFVLPAYLSLVALKTPTSTDDTQLLTYWIVFSFLSVIEFWSKAILYLVPFYWFLKTVFLIYIALPQTGGARMIYQKIVAPLTDRYILRDVSKTEKDEIRASVNEASRTTGSSVH